A single region of the Rhipicephalus microplus isolate Deutch F79 chromosome 10, USDA_Rmic, whole genome shotgun sequence genome encodes:
- the LOC119180934 gene encoding splicing factor 3B subunit 5: protein MGDRYNIHSQLEHLQSKYIGTGHADTARYEWLVNQHRDSYASYLGHFDMLNYFAVVENETKARVRFNIMEKMLQPCGPPPEKAED from the coding sequence ATGGGTGACCGCTACAACATCCACAGTCAGCTGGAACACTTGCAGTCCAAGTACATCGGCACGGGACACGCCGACACGGCCCGCTACGAGTGGCTCGTGAACCAGCACCGTGACAGCTACGCCTCGTACCTGGGCCACTTCGACATGCTCAACTACTTCGCGGTCGTCGAGAACGAGACGAAGGCGCGGGTGCGGTTCAACATCATGGAGAAGATGCTGCAGCCGTGCGGGCCACCTCCCGagaaggccgaggactga